One window from the genome of Lasioglossum baleicum chromosome 9, iyLasBale1, whole genome shotgun sequence encodes:
- the LOC143212087 gene encoding LITAF domain-containing protein, with product MYKNGPPPPYAPPGYSEAMGGVPPASPFTPAETYTTGPTIVTTIVPLGSGSTHTICPNCQAEIDTSTKTEPGLIAYISGVVIALMGGWLGCCLIPCCIDECMDVHHSCPNCKTYLGRYRR from the exons ATGTACAAAAATGGACCACCTCCACCTTACGCACCACCTGGTTATTCGGAGGCAATGGGTGGTGTTCCACCTGCTAGTCCTTTTACACCTGCAGAAACCT aTACCACTGGACCAACTATTGTAACAACAATTGTTCCACTTGGATCAGGCTCGACGCATACAATTTGTCCAAATTGTCAAGCAGAAATTGATACTTCAACCAAAACAGAACCTGGTCTGATCGCTTATATATCTGGCGTTGTTATTGCATTGATGGG GGGCTGGTTAGGATGCTGTTTGATTCCCTGCTGTATTGATGAGTGCATGGATGTTCACCACAGTTGCCCTAACTGCAAAACTTACCTTGGTCGTTACAGGAGATAA